CTACCACATCCAGAAATATCTGGTGGCGCCGGCCCAGATGCCGGAGCACCTTACCTGGTTCAAGTGGGAATCCTATGCCACCTGGCTTTCCGGCTTCACGCTGCTCTGCCTGGTCTATTACGGCGGCGCCGAGCTGTTCCTTGTCGACCGCAACGTGCTCGACGTATCGGCGCCTGTCGCCATCGCCATCTCACTCGCCTCGATCGGCCTCGGCTGGATCGTCTACGACCTGCTCTGCAAGTCGAAGCTCGGCGACCACGACACGCTTCTGATGATCATCCTCTACGTCGTCGTCGTCTTCATGAGCTGGGGCTATACGCAGCTGTTCACCGGCCGCGCCGCCTTCCTGCATCTCGGCGCCTTTACCGCGACGATCATGTCGGCCAACGTCTTCATGGTCATCATTCCCAACCAGAAGATCGTCGTCGCCGACCTCATCGCCGGCCGCAAGCCCGACCCGAAATATGGCAAGATCGCCAAGACCCGCTCGACGCACAACAACTACCTGACCCTGCCGGTCGTGTTCCTGATGCTGTCGAACCACTATCCGCTGGCCTTCGGCACCGAGTTCAACTGGATCATCGCCGCGCTGATCTTCATCATCGGTGTGCTGATCCGTCACTACTTCAACACTCTGCACAAGCGCGAAGGCAATCCGCACTGGACCTGGCTCGCCGCCGCCCTGCTGTTCGTCGTCATCATGTGGCTGTCGACGGTGCCAAAGGTGCTGACCGGCGAGGACAAGAACGCGTCCGTCACCACCGAGCCCTACATCGCGGCCGCGCAGTTCCCAAAGGTTCGCGATACCGTGCTCGGCCGCTGCGCCATGTGCCATGCCAACGAGCCGTCCTACGAAGGCGTCTACCATGCGCCCAAGGGCGTGGTGCTGGAGACCGACAACGCGATCGCCCTGCATGCGCGCGAAATCTACCTGCAGGCCGGTCGCAGCCATGCCATGCCACCGGCCAACGTGACCCAGATCACGCCCGAGGAGCGGGCGTTGCTGGTTGCCTGGTACGAACAGGCGCGCAAGTAGCGCCTGAGACATATGGATTGAAAGTTCGGGGGCGCGCTCGTCGCGCCCAATTCGACGCGCGGCGATACGGGCCGCGATTTCGCCACGCCAGAAAGCCTGTAGAGTTCGATCATGATCACCACACTTCTTCGCGGCCGTACCTTGTCCTTCCTGCGCTGGCCCGACAGCGCTGACGACCATGCGTCCTATGCCTATGAGGAAGACGGTGCCGTGCTGATGCGCGACGGCAGGATCGCAGCCGTAGGCGCCTTTTCAGAGGTTGCGGCCCAGGCCGGCGACGCCAAGGTCGTCGACCATCGCCCGCATCTGATCCTGCCCGGTTTCATCGACGCCCATGTTCACATCCCGCAGATGCAGATCATCGCCTCCTATGGCGCCGAGCTGCTGGAATGGCTGAACAAATACACCTTCCCCGAGGAAACGCGCTTCATCGACGCCCAGCATGGCCGCCGCATCGCGCGCCTGTTCCTCGATGAGATGGTGCGCCATGGCACGACGACCGTTGCGGCCTACTGCTCGGTGCACAAGCAGTCGGCCGAAGCCTTCTTCGCCGAATCGCACGAGCGCAACATGCTCAACATCGCCGGCAAGGTGATGATGGACCGCAATGCGCCCGATGGTGTGCTCGACACGCCGCAGGCGAGCTATGACGACACCAAGGCGCTGATCACGGAATGGCATGGCAAGGGCCGTCAGCATTATGCCATTACCCCGCGCTTCGCCATCACATCGACGCCCGAGCAGATGGCGATGGCCGGCCAGCTGGCGCGCGAGCACCCCGACCTGCATATCCAGACGCATCTGTCGGAAAACCACGCCGAGATCGCCTTCACCCAGGAACTCTATCCCTGGTCTCGCGACTATACCGATGTCTACGAACACTACGGCCTGCTCGGCAAGCGCACGCTGCTTGGCCACTGCATCCACCTCGGCGAGCGCGAATCCGACGCGATCTCCGAGCATGGCTCGATCGCCGTGTTCTGCCCGACCTCCAACCTGTTCCTTGGTTCGGGCCTGTTCGATTACCAGCGTTACCGGAAGCGCGACAAGCCGCTCAGGATCGCCACCGCCACCGACGTCGGCGGGGGCACCAACTATTCGATGCTGCGCACCATGGACGAGGCCTACAAGGTCATCGCCCTCAATGGCGAGAAGCTCAACCCGCTCGCCTCCTACTGGCAGCTGACGCGCGGCAATGCCGAGTCGCTGTCGATCGCAGACAAGGTCGGCACGCTCGACGTCGGCACCGATGCCGACATCGTGGTGCTCAATGCCCGCGCCACGCCTGGCATGCGGCTCCGGATGGAGCGCACCGGCACGCTGGCCGAGGAGCTGTTCCTGCTCCAGACGCTCGGTGATGACCGTGCCGTGGTGGAAGTTTATGTCGCGGGCAAAGCCGCAAAGTCGACAATGGATCAGGCCGCCTGACCTTGCGTCATTCGCCCGCGTCTGCCATGTGAGCCGTGTCTGACGGAGGAACGGACGATGGCAGCAGCCGAGGACCTGAAAAAGCTCGCCGAACAGGAAGACCGACTGGTCTTCGACCGCTTCGATGAGGCGGTTGCCTTCGACATCGGCACGGCCATCCGCGCCCGTGGGGTGACCGAGAAATTTCCCATCATCGTCGACATCCGCCTGTGGGATCGGGCGCTGTTCTACTGCGCGCTGCCAGGCTCGACGGTCCACAACACCGAATGGGCGCGGCGCAAGATCAACGTCGTCAGGACCTTCCACCGCAGCAGCTACCGCATGGTGCTGCACAAGGCACGGACCGACCGCACATTCGCTGTCGGCGATGCCTTGCCGATCGACGACTATGTATTGGCCGGCGGCGGATTCCCGATCCGCGTCAAGGGCGTCGGCGTCGTCGGCGCCATTGCCGTTTCAGGCCTGCCGGAGAGGCAGGATCATGAGGTGGTGGTCGCGGCGATCTGCGAGCACCTGGGCATTCCCAGCCACGACCTCGCCTTGCCCCCCGTTGCGAACAGCTGAGAGAGTTTGAACGTCCCGATGGCCATGACCGACCCGAAGCATTTTCTGACCAGCGTTTTCGAAGCCACCGTGGCTGCTGCCGACCCCGAGCTCACCATCCGCCGCCATCTGCCGGAAAAGCCCAAGGGTCGCACCATCGTCATCGGCGCAGGCAAAGGCTCGGCGCAGATGGCAGCTGCCTTCGAAAAAGCCTGGGACGGGCCACTGGAGGGCGTGGTCGTCACCCGCTATGGCTTTGCCGCCCCTTGCGATCGCATCAGGATCGTCGAGGCTTCGCACCCGGTGCCCGACGCCAACGGCCTCGAGGCGGGAAAGCTTCTGCTGGAGACGGTTGCTGGCCTGAGCGAGGACGATCTTGTCGTGGCGCTGGTTTCCGGCGGCGGCTCGGCTCTGCTGCCGTCGCCTGCCGGCAATCTGACGCTGGCCGACGAGATCGCCGTCAACGAGGCGCTGCTTGCCTCCGGCGCGCCGATCTCGGCGATGAACACCATCCGCAAGCACATCTCAGGCATCAAAGGCGGCCGGCTCGCCGCTGCCGCATGGCCGGCGCGTGTCGTTTCGCTGGTCGTGTCGGACATTCCCGGCGACAACCCGGCGCTGGTCGCTTCGGGTCCGACAGTGCCCGATGCGGCTTCGCGCGCCGACGCCTTGCGCCTGATCGAGACCTATCGCATCGCGCTGCCCGCCAATGTCATGGCCCATATCAACTCGGCAGCCGCCGACGCGCCGCAGCCGACCGACCCGCGCTTTGCCCGCAACAAGGTGCATGTCATCGCCTCTGCCGCCGTATCGCTCGATGCCGCCGCTGAAGCGGCGCGCAAGCAGGGCGTCGAGACAGTGATCCTCTCCGACGCCATCGAAGGTGAGGCACGCGAGGTCGGTGGTGTGCATGCGGCCATCGCCCGCGAGGTCGCGACCCGCAACCGGCCGTTCAACAAGCCGGTTCTGATACTGTCCGGCGGCGAAACCACCGTCACGCTGCGCGCCAAACCTGGTGAAAAAGGGGGGAAAGGCGGCCGCAACAGCGAGTTCCTGCTCGCCTTCGCCATTGGCATCGACGGCGTCTCAGGCATCGATGCACTTGCCGCCGACACCGACGGCATCGACGGCTCCGAGGACAATGCCGGCGCCTTTGCGGACGGCTCGACGGTTTCGCGCATGCATGCCGCCGGCGTCGACGCCAAGGCGATGCTCGCCGGCAACAATGCCTGGACGGCGTTCCATTCGGTGGGTGATCTTTTCGTGCCCGGGCCGACCGGCACGAACGTGAATGATCTCAGGGCGATCTTGGTCCGCTAGGCAGCCATCATCGCGCGCACGGTCCTGATATCGGCGGCAAAGCGGGCGCGCTCGGCTGCCGCCTCCTGTGGGTCACGGATGCGCAGGATGTAGGACGGATGGATCGTCAGGAACACGGCGAGACCGTCGTCGCGTTTGATGATATCGCCACGCTGCCTGGTGATGGCAACCGGGGCGTTCAGCAACGACTGAGCAGCGGTCGCGCCGAGGGCCACCACCAGCCTCGGCTTCAACAGCTTGAGTTCCTGCGCCAGCCACCAACGGCAGGCCTGCACCTCGCCGGCATTGGGCTTGCTGTGGATGCGGCGTTTGCCGCGCGGCTCGAACTTGAAGTGTTTGACGGCATTGGTGACGTAGACCGCGGTGCGGTCGATGCCAGCCTCGTCGAGCACCGCGTCGAAGATCTTGCCTGCAGGGCCGACGAAAGGCCTGCCCTGCAGATCCTCCTGGTCGCCGGGCTGCTCGCCGACGAACATCAGTTCGGCCGTGTCGGGGCCTTCGCCGAAGACGGTCTGCGTCGCCTCGCTCCACAGCGGGCAGCGCCGGCACTGGCTCGCCTGCCGGCGCAAGGCGTCGATGGATTGCGCTTCAGTCACTGCCTGTTGTTCCGCAGCCGGCCAGTGCCTGGCCTGAATCGCCTGGTGATGCGGCGCGGGCATGGTCGGCATCCTTGCGATCATCTCGCGGGCGGCTTGGTCGGCACCTGATATCAGTCCCGGAATGAGTGAAGCCTCGGGAAGGTTCCGCCAATATTTCTTGGGCATCTCCGATTGCATTGCCTTCACCTTGAGGCGGGCCGGATTGAAGATGCTGGCGAAATAGGTCCGCCACATCTCCTCCGACTGGTCGGCGGCGGGCGCATCATCCTTCGACGCGCCGGGGCCGAGCACCAGTCTTTCGCGGTCCCATTCGGCCGAGCCGTGTGGCGTCAGGATCGCCCAATGCATGCCGGTGAAGCGACGCACGAAGAACGGTGCTGCCAATTCGAGGATGAAGTGGTCAGGCTCGAACCAGGCAACGAAGTGTTCGGCCTCGCCGTCGCCGATCTTTCGGAAGCGGACGAAGGCGTGCATCTTGTGCTCGTCGCGCCTGACCGAATTTTCCATCGCTTCGAAACGGCGCACGTCGGGGTCGGAAGCGATGCGGAGCAGATGCGGCTCGCTGCGCTGCCGCCACAGCAGCCGGTAGAGCAGGGCGAAGCGCTGGCTGTCGGAATGGCAGGCGACGATGGCGGCGCGGTCGATGAAGTCTCTCGAGACCCTGAATTCGACACCCGGGGTCGGCGCCGGCAGCTCGGTCGCTTCGCCGCCGACATGCCACTCGATGTCCTCGGGCTTCACCTCGTTTGTCGCCAGTCTTCGCGCGGCGTCGCGCCAGCCGTCGAAGTCGGTCGGGCCGGCGAGCTGCACGACATATGCGGCCAGCGACAAGGTGGGTTGGCATACCATCACAGCAGCTCGAGTTGTCGTGGCTTTGGCGCGATCGTCTCGCGCAGCCGTGCTGCGTCGGTCGTGGCACCCGGCGACCAACCATCGGCTATAATGAACGGGCGCACCCTGGCGATGGACTGGCACAGCCGGCCGACATCCTCGAGCCGCAGCCGCTTGAAGCGGCGGGTCTCGATGATGCGTTCCACGGCGCGCGTGCCGAAGCCCGGGATGCGCAGCAGCATCTCCTTGTCGGCGCGGTTGACGTCGAGGGGAAACGAGGCGCGATTGCGCAGCGCCCAGGCGAGCTTGGGGTCGATTTCCAAGTCGAGCATGCCGTCAGGCGTGCCGTCGAGGATCTCGCCCTGTTCAAAGCCGTAGAAACGCATCAGCCAGTCGGCCTGGTAGAGCCGGTGCTCGCGCATCAGCGGCGGCTTCTTCAGAGGCAGGGCAGAGGAGGCGTCGGGGATCGGGCTGAAGGCGGAGTAGTAGACGCGCCGCAACTGGTAGCTGCCGTAAAGGCGAGCGCTGGTCTTGAGGATGCCGGCATCTGAAGTGGCGTCGGCGCC
The nucleotide sequence above comes from Aminobacter aminovorans. Encoded proteins:
- a CDS encoding urate hydroxylase PuuD encodes the protein MYDLAFFMDWASFAVRWLHVITAMAWIGSSFYFIALDLGLRKHDNLPVGAHGEEWQVHGGGFYHIQKYLVAPAQMPEHLTWFKWESYATWLSGFTLLCLVYYGGAELFLVDRNVLDVSAPVAIAISLASIGLGWIVYDLLCKSKLGDHDTLLMIILYVVVVFMSWGYTQLFTGRAAFLHLGAFTATIMSANVFMVIIPNQKIVVADLIAGRKPDPKYGKIAKTRSTHNNYLTLPVVFLMLSNHYPLAFGTEFNWIIAALIFIIGVLIRHYFNTLHKREGNPHWTWLAAALLFVVIMWLSTVPKVLTGEDKNASVTTEPYIAAAQFPKVRDTVLGRCAMCHANEPSYEGVYHAPKGVVLETDNAIALHAREIYLQAGRSHAMPPANVTQITPEERALLVAWYEQARK
- the guaD gene encoding guanine deaminase translates to MITTLLRGRTLSFLRWPDSADDHASYAYEEDGAVLMRDGRIAAVGAFSEVAAQAGDAKVVDHRPHLILPGFIDAHVHIPQMQIIASYGAELLEWLNKYTFPEETRFIDAQHGRRIARLFLDEMVRHGTTTVAAYCSVHKQSAEAFFAESHERNMLNIAGKVMMDRNAPDGVLDTPQASYDDTKALITEWHGKGRQHYAITPRFAITSTPEQMAMAGQLAREHPDLHIQTHLSENHAEIAFTQELYPWSRDYTDVYEHYGLLGKRTLLGHCIHLGERESDAISEHGSIAVFCPTSNLFLGSGLFDYQRYRKRDKPLRIATATDVGGGTNYSMLRTMDEAYKVIALNGEKLNPLASYWQLTRGNAESLSIADKVGTLDVGTDADIVVLNARATPGMRLRMERTGTLAEELFLLQTLGDDRAVVEVYVAGKAAKSTMDQAA
- a CDS encoding heme-degrading domain-containing protein, with translation MAAAEDLKKLAEQEDRLVFDRFDEAVAFDIGTAIRARGVTEKFPIIVDIRLWDRALFYCALPGSTVHNTEWARRKINVVRTFHRSSYRMVLHKARTDRTFAVGDALPIDDYVLAGGGFPIRVKGVGVVGAIAVSGLPERQDHEVVVAAICEHLGIPSHDLALPPVANS
- a CDS encoding glycerate kinase type-2 family protein codes for the protein MAMTDPKHFLTSVFEATVAAADPELTIRRHLPEKPKGRTIVIGAGKGSAQMAAAFEKAWDGPLEGVVVTRYGFAAPCDRIRIVEASHPVPDANGLEAGKLLLETVAGLSEDDLVVALVSGGGSALLPSPAGNLTLADEIAVNEALLASGAPISAMNTIRKHISGIKGGRLAAAAWPARVVSLVVSDIPGDNPALVASGPTVPDAASRADALRLIETYRIALPANVMAHINSAAADAPQPTDPRFARNKVHVIASAAVSLDAAAEAARKQGVETVILSDAIEGEAREVGGVHAAIAREVATRNRPFNKPVLILSGGETTVTLRAKPGEKGGKGGRNSEFLLAFAIGIDGVSGIDALAADTDGIDGSEDNAGAFADGSTVSRMHAAGVDAKAMLAGNNAWTAFHSVGDLFVPGPTGTNVNDLRAILVR
- a CDS encoding UdgX family uracil-DNA binding protein (This protein belongs to the uracil DNA glycosylase superfamily, members of which act in excision repair of DNA. However, it belongs more specifically to UdgX branch, whose founding member was found to bind uracil in DNA (where it does not belong), without cleaving it, appears to promote DNA repair by a pathway involving RecA, rather than base excision.) → MVCQPTLSLAAYVVQLAGPTDFDGWRDAARRLATNEVKPEDIEWHVGGEATELPAPTPGVEFRVSRDFIDRAAIVACHSDSQRFALLYRLLWRQRSEPHLLRIASDPDVRRFEAMENSVRRDEHKMHAFVRFRKIGDGEAEHFVAWFEPDHFILELAAPFFVRRFTGMHWAILTPHGSAEWDRERLVLGPGASKDDAPAADQSEEMWRTYFASIFNPARLKVKAMQSEMPKKYWRNLPEASLIPGLISGADQAAREMIARMPTMPAPHHQAIQARHWPAAEQQAVTEAQSIDALRRQASQCRRCPLWSEATQTVFGEGPDTAELMFVGEQPGDQEDLQGRPFVGPAGKIFDAVLDEAGIDRTAVYVTNAVKHFKFEPRGKRRIHSKPNAGEVQACRWWLAQELKLLKPRLVVALGATAAQSLLNAPVAITRQRGDIIKRDDGLAVFLTIHPSYILRIRDPQEAAAERARFAADIRTVRAMMAA